In Haemophilus parainfluenzae, the sequence AGGGCTTAAAACGCGCTTGTTTCTGTACTGAACCAGCAATTCGTAACTATCCAATCAACTTAGTGAACGAAATCGTTGGCACCTTCGTACTTGTCTTCGTAATTTTCTATCTTGCAGGGGCAAACATCACTTTACCTGGCACGGCAGAGAGCACGCCAATTGGTTTAGGCTCTATCGGAGCATTACCAGTAGCGATTCTAGTTTGGGCAATTGGTTTGAGCTTAGGTGGCACAACCGGTTATGCGATCAACCCAGCTCGAGATCTTGGTCCACGCTTAACCTTAGGTCTCTTCCTTGGTGGTACATTAAAAACTAAAGCTGACTGGGGATACAGTTGGGTTCCAGTTGTGGGGCCATTCATCGGTGCGGCTTTAGCAGCAGTATTCTATAATGCTATTATGTAATTTATTCAAATAGAAAGAGCAGTCAAAATTCATGATATTTTTTGACTGCTCTTTTTATATTTAATCCGGGATTAAATACAATAATCGTTTAATCCTGCAGGCATTTTAGCTTGCAATAAGAACTGCTTTGTACGTTCTTGTTGAGGGCGGCTGAAGAAGTTTGCCGCTGTATTTTGTTCAACAACTTGACCATTTTCCATAAGAATCACGCGATCTGCTACGTCTTTGGCAAAGTTCAACTCATGGGTGACGATAATCATAGTCCAACCTTCTTGTGCGAGCATTTTGAGTGCCTGTAACACTTCACCAACAAGTTCTGGGTCGAGAGCAGAAGTGGGCTCATCTAACAAGATAATATCGGGTTTAACAGCTAAAGCTCGGGCGATCCCGACACGTTGCTGTTGACCACCAGACAGTTGAGAGGGATATAAATCCGCTTTTGCTTTTAAACCAACTTTTTCCAATAATGCTAAGGCTTTTTCACGTGCAGTCTCTTTCGGTTGTTTTTGCACAACCACCATGCCCTCCATCACATTTTCGAGTGCAGTGCGATGGGGAAATAGATTGTATT encodes:
- a CDS encoding MIP/aquaporin family protein translates to MNVYFAEFFGTALLILLGNGVVANVCLNKTKGQSSGWIVITTAWAFAVYVAVVVTGPYSGAHLNPAVTLGVAMKGAFAWELVPGYIAAQVVGGMVGALLVYIMYKDHFAATEEEGLKRACFCTEPAIRNYPINLVNEIVGTFVLVFVIFYLAGANITLPGTAESTPIGLGSIGALPVAILVWAIGLSLGGTTGYAINPARDLGPRLTLGLFLGGTLKTKADWGYSWVPVVGPFIGAALAAVFYNAIM
- a CDS encoding amino acid ABC transporter ATP-binding protein; protein product: MLKVTNIQKSFNGHHVLKGIDFEINKGEVVAILGPSGSGKTTFLRCLNLLERPEKGVLAFTDGSLTIDFGKKISKSDELKLRRRSSMVFQQYNLFPHRTALENVMEGMVVVQKQPKETAREKALALLEKVGLKAKADLYPSQLSGGQQQRVGIARALAVKPDIILLDEPTSALDPELVGEVLQALKMLAQEGWTMIIVTHELNFAKDVADRVILMENGQVVEQNTAANFFSRPQQERTKQFLLQAKMPAGLNDYCI